In one window of Arachis ipaensis cultivar K30076 chromosome B06, Araip1.1, whole genome shotgun sequence DNA:
- the LOC107645432 gene encoding bZIP transcription factor TGA10 isoform X3: protein MGSSVKSSNQGSTQLEPLQQQHHHRHQIQQEHQISFGMMQSPSSSSSIIPGNLLNKDSGDGGAYDLGELDQALFLYLDGQADPSNTLHQDQRQKSSSSGMRPHTLNIFPSQPMHVHPSSSNSKASMELVSASKNVPASATAPPPQPPKPVKQRESNRKGPTSSSEQEGPKTPDPKTLRRLAQNREAARKSRLRKKAYVQQLESSRIRLNQIEQELQRARSQGIFFGGSGVMGGEQGLGVGINGISTEAAMFDVEYARWLEEHHRLVCELRAAVQEHLPENDLRLFVDNCLAHYDQVMNLKGLVARSDVFHLVSGMWKTPAERCFMWIGGFRPSELIKIMVSQIEPLTEQQILGICGLQQSTQEAEEALSQGLEALNQSLLNTITSDSLSSPPVMATYMGQMALAMNKLATLEDFVKQIIYGSKRCTVCMRS, encoded by the exons ATGGGTTCGAGTGTTAAGAGCAGCAACCAAGGAAGCACTCAACTTGAACCACTTCAACAAcaacatcatcatcgtcatcaaaTACAGCAAGAGCACCAAATCTCTTTCGGGATGATGCAATCTCCTTCATCATCATCCTCTATCATCCCGGGAAACTTGTT AAACAAGGATTCAGGTGATGGTGGAGCTTATGATTTGGGTGAACTGGACCAAGCCCTTTTTCTCTACCTCGATGGACAAGCCGATCCCTCAAATACTCTTCATCAAGACCAAAGAC AGAAGTCATCATCATCCGGAATGAGGCCTCATACTCTCAACATTTTCCCCTCTCAGCCTATGCACGTTCACCCATCATCATCCaattccaaggcaagtatggagtTAGTTTCTGCTTCCAAGAACGTACCCGCTTCTGCCACTGCTCCTCCTCCTCAACCACCTAAACCTGTCAAG CAGCGAGAGAGTAACCGCAAGGGTCCGACCTCAAGTTCTGAACAAGAAGGGCCCAAAACACCAGACCCCAAg ACACTGAGACGACTTGCTCAGAATAGAGAGGCAGCTCGCAAAAGCAGGCTTAGGAAAAAG GCATATGTTCAGCAGCTAGAATCCAGTAGGATTAGGCTTAATCAGATTGAGCAAGAGCTACAGCGTGCTAGATCTCAA GGCATATTCTTCGGTGGAAGTGGAGTTATGGGTGGAGAACAAGGTCTTGGTGTGGGTATTAATGGCATAAGCACAG AGGCTGCAATGTTTGACGTAGAATATGCTAGATGGCTAGAGGAGCACCACCGCCTAGTGTGCGAGCTGAGGGCGGCGGTGCAAGAACACCTACCTGAGAACGACCTCAGACTCTTTGTGGACAATTGCTTGGCGCATTACGACCAAGTTATGAACCTCAAGGGTTTAGTGGCCAGATCCGACGTCTTCCACCTTGTTTCCGGCATGTGGAAGACTCCGGCTGAGCGTTGCTTTATGTGGATCGGTGGATTCAGGCCCTCAGAACTCATTAAG ATTATGGTGAGTCAAATAGAGCCTCTGACGGAGCAACAAATACTTGGGATATGTGGGTTGCAACAATCAACACAAGAAGCAGAAGAGGCTCTTTCCCAAGGCCTTGAGGCTCTCAATCAATCTCTCCTGAACACTATCACATCAGATTCTTTGAGCTCTCCTCCTGTTATGGCTACCTACATGGGACAGATGGCTCTCGCCATGAACAAGCTCGCTACTCTTGAAGATTTCGTCAAACAG ATAATCTACGGCAGCAAACGGTGCACCGTCTGCATGAGATCCTAA
- the LOC107645432 gene encoding bZIP transcription factor TGA10 isoform X1: MGSSVKSSNQGSTQLEPLQQQHHHRHQIQQEHQISFGMMQSPSSSSSIIPGNLLNKDSGDGGAYDLGELDQALFLYLDGQADPSNTLHQDQRQKSSSSGMRPHTLNIFPSQPMHVHPSSSNSKASMELVSASKNVPASATAPPPQPPKPVKQRESNRKGPTSSSEQEGPKTPDPKTLRRLAQNREAARKSRLRKKAYVQQLESSRIRLNQIEQELQRARSQGIFFGGSGVMGGEQGLGVGINGISTEAAMFDVEYARWLEEHHRLVCELRAAVQEHLPENDLRLFVDNCLAHYDQVMNLKGLVARSDVFHLVSGMWKTPAERCFMWIGGFRPSELIKIMVSQIEPLTEQQILGICGLQQSTQEAEEALSQGLEALNQSLLNTITSDSLSSPPVMATYMGQMALAMNKLATLEDFVKQADNLRQQTVHRLHEILTTRQAARCFLAIAEYFHRLRALSSLWLSRPRQDQ, from the exons ATGGGTTCGAGTGTTAAGAGCAGCAACCAAGGAAGCACTCAACTTGAACCACTTCAACAAcaacatcatcatcgtcatcaaaTACAGCAAGAGCACCAAATCTCTTTCGGGATGATGCAATCTCCTTCATCATCATCCTCTATCATCCCGGGAAACTTGTT AAACAAGGATTCAGGTGATGGTGGAGCTTATGATTTGGGTGAACTGGACCAAGCCCTTTTTCTCTACCTCGATGGACAAGCCGATCCCTCAAATACTCTTCATCAAGACCAAAGAC AGAAGTCATCATCATCCGGAATGAGGCCTCATACTCTCAACATTTTCCCCTCTCAGCCTATGCACGTTCACCCATCATCATCCaattccaaggcaagtatggagtTAGTTTCTGCTTCCAAGAACGTACCCGCTTCTGCCACTGCTCCTCCTCCTCAACCACCTAAACCTGTCAAG CAGCGAGAGAGTAACCGCAAGGGTCCGACCTCAAGTTCTGAACAAGAAGGGCCCAAAACACCAGACCCCAAg ACACTGAGACGACTTGCTCAGAATAGAGAGGCAGCTCGCAAAAGCAGGCTTAGGAAAAAG GCATATGTTCAGCAGCTAGAATCCAGTAGGATTAGGCTTAATCAGATTGAGCAAGAGCTACAGCGTGCTAGATCTCAA GGCATATTCTTCGGTGGAAGTGGAGTTATGGGTGGAGAACAAGGTCTTGGTGTGGGTATTAATGGCATAAGCACAG AGGCTGCAATGTTTGACGTAGAATATGCTAGATGGCTAGAGGAGCACCACCGCCTAGTGTGCGAGCTGAGGGCGGCGGTGCAAGAACACCTACCTGAGAACGACCTCAGACTCTTTGTGGACAATTGCTTGGCGCATTACGACCAAGTTATGAACCTCAAGGGTTTAGTGGCCAGATCCGACGTCTTCCACCTTGTTTCCGGCATGTGGAAGACTCCGGCTGAGCGTTGCTTTATGTGGATCGGTGGATTCAGGCCCTCAGAACTCATTAAG ATTATGGTGAGTCAAATAGAGCCTCTGACGGAGCAACAAATACTTGGGATATGTGGGTTGCAACAATCAACACAAGAAGCAGAAGAGGCTCTTTCCCAAGGCCTTGAGGCTCTCAATCAATCTCTCCTGAACACTATCACATCAGATTCTTTGAGCTCTCCTCCTGTTATGGCTACCTACATGGGACAGATGGCTCTCGCCATGAACAAGCTCGCTACTCTTGAAGATTTCGTCAAACAG GCAGATAATCTACGGCAGCAAACGGTGCACCGTCTGCATGAGATCCTAACGACGCGGCAGGCGGCGAGGTGTTTTCTGGCGATAGCGGAGTACTTCCATCGCCTGAGAGCCCTCAGTTCTCTCTGGTTGTCCCGTCCTCGCCAGGATCAGTAG
- the LOC107645432 gene encoding bZIP transcription factor TGA10 isoform X2, whose product MGSSVKSSNQGSTQLEPLQQQHHHRHQIQQEHQISFGMMQSPSSSSSIIPGNLLNKDSGDGGAYDLGELDQALFLYLDGQADPSNTLHQDQRQKSSSSGMRPHTLNIFPSQPMHVHPSSSNSKASMELVSASKNVPASATAPPPQPPKPVKRESNRKGPTSSSEQEGPKTPDPKTLRRLAQNREAARKSRLRKKAYVQQLESSRIRLNQIEQELQRARSQGIFFGGSGVMGGEQGLGVGINGISTEAAMFDVEYARWLEEHHRLVCELRAAVQEHLPENDLRLFVDNCLAHYDQVMNLKGLVARSDVFHLVSGMWKTPAERCFMWIGGFRPSELIKIMVSQIEPLTEQQILGICGLQQSTQEAEEALSQGLEALNQSLLNTITSDSLSSPPVMATYMGQMALAMNKLATLEDFVKQADNLRQQTVHRLHEILTTRQAARCFLAIAEYFHRLRALSSLWLSRPRQDQ is encoded by the exons ATGGGTTCGAGTGTTAAGAGCAGCAACCAAGGAAGCACTCAACTTGAACCACTTCAACAAcaacatcatcatcgtcatcaaaTACAGCAAGAGCACCAAATCTCTTTCGGGATGATGCAATCTCCTTCATCATCATCCTCTATCATCCCGGGAAACTTGTT AAACAAGGATTCAGGTGATGGTGGAGCTTATGATTTGGGTGAACTGGACCAAGCCCTTTTTCTCTACCTCGATGGACAAGCCGATCCCTCAAATACTCTTCATCAAGACCAAAGAC AGAAGTCATCATCATCCGGAATGAGGCCTCATACTCTCAACATTTTCCCCTCTCAGCCTATGCACGTTCACCCATCATCATCCaattccaaggcaagtatggagtTAGTTTCTGCTTCCAAGAACGTACCCGCTTCTGCCACTGCTCCTCCTCCTCAACCACCTAAACCTGTCAAG CGAGAGAGTAACCGCAAGGGTCCGACCTCAAGTTCTGAACAAGAAGGGCCCAAAACACCAGACCCCAAg ACACTGAGACGACTTGCTCAGAATAGAGAGGCAGCTCGCAAAAGCAGGCTTAGGAAAAAG GCATATGTTCAGCAGCTAGAATCCAGTAGGATTAGGCTTAATCAGATTGAGCAAGAGCTACAGCGTGCTAGATCTCAA GGCATATTCTTCGGTGGAAGTGGAGTTATGGGTGGAGAACAAGGTCTTGGTGTGGGTATTAATGGCATAAGCACAG AGGCTGCAATGTTTGACGTAGAATATGCTAGATGGCTAGAGGAGCACCACCGCCTAGTGTGCGAGCTGAGGGCGGCGGTGCAAGAACACCTACCTGAGAACGACCTCAGACTCTTTGTGGACAATTGCTTGGCGCATTACGACCAAGTTATGAACCTCAAGGGTTTAGTGGCCAGATCCGACGTCTTCCACCTTGTTTCCGGCATGTGGAAGACTCCGGCTGAGCGTTGCTTTATGTGGATCGGTGGATTCAGGCCCTCAGAACTCATTAAG ATTATGGTGAGTCAAATAGAGCCTCTGACGGAGCAACAAATACTTGGGATATGTGGGTTGCAACAATCAACACAAGAAGCAGAAGAGGCTCTTTCCCAAGGCCTTGAGGCTCTCAATCAATCTCTCCTGAACACTATCACATCAGATTCTTTGAGCTCTCCTCCTGTTATGGCTACCTACATGGGACAGATGGCTCTCGCCATGAACAAGCTCGCTACTCTTGAAGATTTCGTCAAACAG GCAGATAATCTACGGCAGCAAACGGTGCACCGTCTGCATGAGATCCTAACGACGCGGCAGGCGGCGAGGTGTTTTCTGGCGATAGCGGAGTACTTCCATCGCCTGAGAGCCCTCAGTTCTCTCTGGTTGTCCCGTCCTCGCCAGGATCAGTAG